From Marivirga harenae, one genomic window encodes:
- a CDS encoding MFS transporter, protein MSNWKTLFKEYKYILSLGFVFAYFSSFGQTFLISLYVPDIESWLGLNNTSMGSLYAAATVASAFTLPTLGSLFDRMKLGNYMAMILIGLMTALLVLSFSIHIIMVFVGLYMLRLFGQGLMSHTAVSTMSRYFDTNRGKAIGIATTGHPFGEATMPVVITLIIGWLGWRGSLQLNAAIVLVFIMPLVYWLYSKKKKEKIQSEPEVNLGKSKVSAWKILKHKAFLIIAPAVFALGFTNTAIFFFQLKLGAAKGWSAAWVSSSLAAFAGASALGMFMAGPYIDRLTAKKLFPFVLIPYVIGVLTLLVSDAPIIYPLSLALMGFANGFGGTVKNALFVEIFGADIIGKVRSLFVTVMVLSTALGPLFFGVLVDEGYSFNEVFLRNALGIVVIILWSFRIRKM, encoded by the coding sequence ATGAGTAATTGGAAAACATTATTTAAAGAATATAAATACATTTTAAGCTTAGGCTTTGTATTTGCCTATTTCTCCAGTTTTGGACAGACCTTCCTGATTTCGCTTTATGTGCCTGATATTGAAAGTTGGTTAGGGCTCAATAATACTTCAATGGGAAGCTTATACGCTGCCGCAACGGTTGCATCGGCTTTCACTTTACCTACCTTAGGAAGTTTATTCGACCGTATGAAACTAGGCAATTACATGGCCATGATTTTGATTGGCTTAATGACTGCTCTCTTGGTTTTATCCTTCTCCATCCATATCATCATGGTATTTGTTGGGCTCTATATGTTGAGGCTGTTTGGTCAAGGATTAATGAGTCATACTGCTGTTTCTACCATGTCCCGATATTTTGACACCAATAGAGGTAAAGCCATAGGGATTGCCACAACTGGTCACCCATTTGGAGAAGCCACCATGCCGGTTGTCATTACATTAATAATTGGATGGTTAGGTTGGCGAGGCTCATTGCAGTTAAATGCAGCCATAGTTTTAGTCTTTATCATGCCCTTGGTTTATTGGCTATATAGTAAAAAGAAGAAAGAAAAGATTCAATCAGAACCTGAAGTGAATTTGGGTAAAAGCAAAGTTAGCGCTTGGAAAATTCTGAAACATAAAGCCTTCTTAATCATTGCGCCCGCTGTTTTTGCTTTAGGATTTACCAACACAGCCATTTTCTTTTTCCAGTTGAAATTAGGGGCAGCAAAAGGCTGGAGTGCGGCATGGGTTTCCTCCTCATTAGCCGCTTTTGCTGGAGCGAGTGCTTTAGGTATGTTTATGGCAGGCCCTTATATTGATAGGCTGACAGCTAAAAAGCTATTCCCATTTGTTCTCATTCCTTATGTAATTGGAGTGCTGACCTTACTGGTGAGTGATGCGCCCATTATTTATCCTTTATCTCTAGCACTTATGGGTTTTGCAAATGGCTTTGGAGGAACCGTTAAGAATGCACTATTTGTGGAAATTTTTGGAGCCGATATCATCGGAAAAGTTAGAAGCTTATTTGTAACCGTGATGGTTCTAAGTACAGCATTAGGCCCGTTGTTTTTTGGAGTATTGGTGGATGAAGGCTACAGCTTTAATGAAGTGTTTCTTCGAAATGCACTAGGAATAGTGGTCATTATTTTATGGAGTTTTAGGATTAGGAAGATGTAG
- a CDS encoding DEAD/DEAH box helicase, giving the protein MSQDTASFQDFKLNKQLFNAIDDLGYEKPSEIQVKAIPRILNGHDVIGIAQTGTGKTAAFVLPLLMKLKYAQGHDPRALIIAPTRELVMQVYENILELGKYTDLRTVCLYGGIGPKKQAEEVAAGCDIIVATPGRLLDIYSAGVLQPKQIKTFVLDEADRMMDMGFMPQIRRVLELLPMKKQNLFFSATFPEKVEKYAYEFTDFPEKVEVTPETMTAELIEQSLYHVPNFLTKINLLKYLFENEDFSRVLIFVRTRKNANNVYSFIERRISEEARVIHANKAQSTRINAINEFKSGNVRVLVSTDVTARGIDVEEVSHVINFEVPNKYEDYVHRIGRTGRAAHHGIAISFVDPSDVYHIDKIEELIQKKIKVLELPKEIELMETLPSEKKDMEQEIDRQKHLENPDFKGAFHEKKKKNLSGKARDKAFGNKPKDKRRKK; this is encoded by the coding sequence ATGTCGCAAGATACCGCATCCTTTCAAGATTTTAAACTCAACAAACAATTATTCAATGCCATTGATGATTTGGGTTATGAAAAACCTTCTGAAATTCAAGTAAAAGCAATCCCTAGGATTTTGAATGGCCATGATGTTATCGGTATTGCCCAGACTGGGACTGGTAAAACCGCTGCTTTTGTACTACCGCTTTTAATGAAACTGAAATATGCCCAAGGTCATGACCCCAGAGCCTTAATCATAGCACCTACTCGCGAATTGGTGATGCAGGTGTATGAAAATATACTAGAACTAGGGAAATACACAGATTTACGTACAGTTTGCCTTTATGGTGGAATTGGTCCAAAAAAACAAGCAGAAGAAGTAGCTGCAGGTTGTGATATTATTGTAGCCACTCCAGGCAGGCTTTTAGATATTTATAGTGCTGGCGTATTACAACCCAAGCAAATTAAAACTTTTGTGTTGGATGAAGCGGACCGCATGATGGATATGGGATTTATGCCTCAAATCCGTAGAGTTCTGGAACTTTTGCCAATGAAAAAGCAAAACCTCTTTTTCTCCGCTACTTTTCCTGAGAAGGTTGAAAAATACGCCTATGAGTTTACAGACTTCCCGGAAAAAGTGGAAGTCACCCCTGAAACTATGACTGCAGAATTAATAGAGCAGTCTTTATATCACGTACCCAATTTCCTAACCAAAATAAACTTATTGAAATACCTTTTTGAAAATGAAGATTTCAGTAGGGTTTTAATTTTTGTAAGGACTCGTAAGAATGCCAATAATGTATACAGTTTTATTGAGCGAAGAATTAGCGAGGAAGCGCGAGTGATCCATGCCAATAAAGCACAATCAACTCGGATTAATGCGATCAATGAGTTTAAATCTGGAAATGTCAGAGTACTCGTAAGCACGGATGTGACGGCCAGGGGAATAGATGTAGAAGAAGTCAGCCATGTCATCAACTTCGAAGTCCCTAATAAATATGAAGACTATGTTCACCGAATCGGGCGAACCGGACGTGCAGCACATCATGGGATTGCTATTAGCTTTGTTGACCCTTCGGACGTTTACCATATCGATAAAATTGAGGAACTAATCCAGAAGAAAATCAAGGTCCTAGAACTGCCGAAAGAGATTGAACTGATGGAAACACTCCCTTCAGAGAAAAAAGACATGGAACAAGAAATCGATCGTCAAAAGCACTTAGAAAACCCTGACTTCAAAGGCGCTTTCCATGAAAAGAAAAAGAAAAACTTGAGTGGGAAAGCAAGAGATAAGGCTTTTGGGAATAAGCCGAAGGATAAGCGGAGGAAGAAATGA
- a CDS encoding dihydroorotase encodes MKTILIVNANIVNEGRIQQLDVLMKNGRFEKIASSINAEEADEVIDAKGKYLLPGLIDDQVHFREPGLTHKANIYTESRAAVAGGITSFMEMPNTVPNALTQELLEDKYQIAAKNSIANYSFFMGASNDNIEEVLKTDPRKVCGVKVFMGSSTGNMLVDNEDTLNNIFSKVPMLIATHCEDEATIRANTAAAKAKYGEDVPIEMHPIIRSEEACYLSSSLAVKLAKEHGSRLHVLHISTGKETELFDNSIPLEKKKITAEACVHHLWFSDEDYREKGTLIKWNPAVKTASDRATIFQALLDDKIDVLATDHAPHTLEEKQNKYFSAPSGGPLVQHNLMALLDFHKQGKISLEKIVEKASHNVATLFRIEERGYIREGYHADCVLVDLEKEYTVTKNNILAKCGWSPFEGHTFPSSVHSTFVNGNKVYENGGVIEAGVGERMLFKTNGI; translated from the coding sequence ATGAAAACCATTCTGATTGTCAATGCAAATATAGTAAATGAAGGGCGAATTCAGCAGCTAGATGTGCTGATGAAAAATGGACGCTTTGAAAAAATTGCATCCAGCATTAATGCTGAGGAGGCTGATGAAGTAATTGACGCCAAAGGAAAATATCTTTTACCCGGCTTAATTGATGATCAAGTGCATTTTCGTGAACCAGGCTTAACGCACAAAGCGAATATTTATACAGAGTCAAGAGCAGCTGTTGCAGGAGGAATTACTTCCTTTATGGAAATGCCCAACACCGTACCCAATGCTTTGACTCAGGAATTATTGGAAGATAAATATCAGATTGCTGCTAAGAATTCTATTGCTAATTATTCTTTCTTCATGGGGGCAAGCAACGATAACATAGAGGAAGTATTGAAAACGGACCCGCGAAAAGTCTGTGGCGTAAAAGTGTTCATGGGTAGTTCAACAGGCAATATGTTGGTAGATAATGAAGATACGCTCAATAATATTTTCTCCAAGGTGCCTATGTTGATTGCCACCCATTGTGAGGACGAAGCGACAATCAGAGCCAATACAGCAGCAGCAAAAGCAAAATATGGTGAAGATGTACCCATCGAAATGCATCCTATTATTAGATCTGAGGAGGCTTGCTATCTATCTTCTTCCTTAGCTGTAAAATTAGCGAAAGAGCACGGTTCGAGATTACATGTACTTCATATTTCAACAGGAAAAGAAACAGAACTCTTTGATAATTCAATTCCACTAGAAAAGAAGAAGATCACAGCAGAAGCTTGTGTTCATCATCTTTGGTTTAGTGATGAGGATTATAGAGAAAAAGGAACCTTGATAAAATGGAATCCAGCTGTGAAAACGGCTAGTGATAGAGCAACTATATTTCAAGCACTTTTAGATGATAAAATTGATGTGCTAGCTACCGATCATGCTCCACATACATTGGAAGAGAAGCAAAACAAATATTTCTCAGCACCATCCGGTGGACCATTAGTTCAGCATAATTTAATGGCACTTTTAGATTTTCATAAGCAAGGAAAGATATCTTTAGAGAAGATTGTTGAAAAAGCTTCTCATAATGTAGCCACTTTATTCAGAATAGAAGAAAGAGGCTATATCCGAGAAGGCTACCATGCCGATTGTGTTTTGGTGGATTTAGAAAAGGAATATACGGTAACCAAAAATAATATTTTAGCCAAATGTGGCTGGTCTCCTTTTGAAGGGCATACTTTTCCTTCGTCTGTTCATAGCACTTTTGTAAATGGGAATAAAGTTTATGAGAATGGTGGGGTAATTGAAGCAGGAGTGGGAGAGAGGATGTTGTTTAAAACCAATGGAATTTAA
- a CDS encoding type II toxin-antitoxin system RelE/ParE family toxin: MENGYKVLWTEKALSELEEISNYLKNRWPEVVTVNLKKAIDFTINLIEENPKLYPKSVKENIHKAVILKYNSLY; this comes from the coding sequence ATGGAAAATGGCTATAAGGTCTTATGGACTGAAAAAGCATTAAGTGAATTAGAAGAGATTTCAAATTATTTAAAAAATAGATGGCCTGAGGTAGTTACTGTTAACTTGAAGAAAGCCATTGACTTCACAATTAATCTCATTGAAGAAAATCCCAAGTTATATCCCAAATCTGTAAAAGAGAATATTCACAAAGCTGTTATCCTAAAATATAATAGTCTTTATTAA
- a CDS encoding TIGR00730 family Rossman fold protein, whose translation MKRITVFCGSSAGKNGKYSEQAFQLGKILAQKNIGVVYGGAKIGLMGAVADGALSENGEVIGVIPDFLQTKEVAHTELSEMIVVESMHERKLKMHDLADGFIALPGGFGTMEELFEILTWGQLGLHQKPVGLLNVEGFYDPLLQMLSQMTEQNLLKEINRKMLLSDDEISTLLYKMEKYQAPETPKWIRKTET comes from the coding sequence ATGAAAAGAATTACAGTATTCTGTGGATCAAGCGCAGGTAAAAATGGAAAATACAGTGAGCAAGCTTTTCAATTGGGAAAGATTTTAGCTCAAAAAAATATTGGAGTGGTATACGGAGGTGCTAAAATTGGCTTGATGGGTGCAGTAGCGGATGGCGCTTTATCAGAAAATGGCGAAGTAATTGGTGTTATTCCCGATTTCTTGCAAACCAAGGAAGTAGCACATACTGAATTATCTGAGATGATAGTGGTCGAATCCATGCATGAGCGAAAACTCAAAATGCATGATTTGGCAGATGGATTTATTGCCTTACCTGGCGGTTTTGGCACTATGGAAGAGCTTTTTGAAATTCTGACCTGGGGACAATTAGGTTTGCACCAAAAGCCTGTCGGGTTACTGAATGTGGAGGGTTTTTACGATCCTCTTTTGCAAATGCTTTCTCAAATGACAGAGCAAAACTTATTAAAGGAGATAAACCGTAAGATGTTGTTAAGTGATGACGAAATTTCTACTCTGTTATATAAGATGGAAAAATATCAAGCTCCTGAAACGCCAAAATGGATTCGTAAAACGGAGACTTGA
- a CDS encoding alpha-2-macroglobulin family protein, with protein MNFSLPFKQIAYSFLIALLSFSCSKKTENSTEVPKIQFSEEIAKEVSFVTNGEVHFDDQIQVIFNNPVIEENEVDSSPEDVFSFSHSLDGKAVWVSTSVLKFIPKEDLPMREKIEGQLDLQKLSSNFKEKNLENLSFNLLILGREISSFTGDLDLVDRNNPKKVLYSGGLSFTEKTSLEAVEMATEIEGGDIQLNWSKLDDKNFKFTSTAINRTDREQEFSFKIDKKTLNISNGYSEVFNIAPITQMKMTKLSADESGKKPRLRLTFSDDLDVDQDITGLVSISPNVKISPKKLGKAVILDGEFKFGESYSVTIEKGIRSKWGTKTENIKTEEISLSNIQPQIEFGSNGIILPSSNQSKIQFYTSNLQRVHLEVKKLYTNQIGQFLKAEQLKSEKTRNKAFNNDYSSTVGVIVKNQTIELKDKKNEWVLNEFDLSDLFSTYQHGVFLVRVNFTPSDVSIPIEGDKLNHIQEKGQIYKPLFISDLGITVKSTSSGLDIFATDLVTAEPASGVDIKLLDYNGNVDYTFTTGSDGHVHSNRSYFYYLLAEKSNQITALKKNEMQWSTSGFDVGGSYSNRDRTKAFIYTERGVYRPGDSVHVSAIVRNSNNTFPRSNKATITVRDPEYKIIHEATNPRSTDGLFVFAFQTEANAPTGNYTIRINAGGSSFSENLKIETVVAEKLKVMVKPEKSTFSWTDKTLDYDIESRYLFGTPASNLKTEVSVEILPWEINFPKYKDFNFSRADVEFKPLSQNVLKSQLDEEGMLSSSWVIPELGTIPSALKAKLVAKVFETGGQPNENYNVVELHRYPNYVGLKDPSGYHYYKTSEEVRFPVVLLDENGNKMSGKSLQYKIYRNDSRWWYQYNNRRNYQLKYKEDSQTYLETEGKITTSQNMDYISFSPQESGEYLIEVSDGGNGHVSSSFFSAYRYGSVPGGDLNEGNLALKADKEKYAPYETAKIKLPNPKSGRVLVTLEQGDDMIDWFWVNPSDESSDELILDIPIKKNMVPNVYATVSVIQRHEQTQNDRPIRMFGIIPIMVEDPDTKIGYNINLAQNLVPNEDFEVNINTTNGKKSQFTIAVVDEGLLSLTQFRTPNPWVSFYKKIGLQVSTYDVFSHIISANKNDVFQTFSIGGGLEMDYRESQTDLNDDTKRFKPVSMFKGPFMTDANGNASVKFHMPNYNGAVRVMVVGTQNGSYGHADKTVPVKSDIIMQPTIPRILKPGDEFTLPVALFKVNESVKTAKFDLKIEGPLEIIGAVSKTVDFSKQDDTQIKFKVRVKEAVGQAKIRIEGVSGNIKVENETDIAITPSATRVYDKNTVDVNVGKSIDMKVPKIGIEGTNYATLDINIFPNMDFEHRLKWLIRYPYGCIEQTVSSVFPQLYLKKMGYFDKEEFSEIDENINEGINRLQQFLLSDGSFSYWPGSSKASEWGTNYATHYLIEAKNLGYSVPDFMYDGAIDGLSRQSSRRRGKLSTRVNRVFILSLADKRPISEMNLLMENELSKMNNAERWMLAAAYHLSGVENVKENILSEASTETTEYEAFSYNFGSKYRDDAIILYCATLMEDMETAELMAKQVAKGLSSKDYLSTQSSGYMLLALGHYFDKADIDLSAGKVIKGEIKLSDGSTVEFNENGRFRMPVKNNFSQNLSISLSDDSNVDKVYAALSWTGVPLKDEAPKEEKNLSLEVDYYDDEGRMINPESTKQGQTFYARFRVKNTSPASRASEIALVQILPSGWQIDNTRLKGSVAPEWMNKWNINKEDYVDIRDDRAMWFFDLVGNTEYDFVMKLNAVSAGEYQLPATIVEAMYNPDYKARNTSKKVYVESMD; from the coding sequence ATGAATTTTTCACTCCCCTTCAAGCAAATCGCTTACAGTTTCCTTATTGCTTTATTATCGTTTTCATGTAGCAAAAAAACTGAAAACAGCACAGAAGTACCCAAAATCCAATTTTCCGAGGAAATTGCGAAAGAGGTGAGTTTTGTAACAAATGGTGAAGTCCATTTTGATGATCAAATACAGGTGATTTTTAACAATCCCGTGATTGAGGAAAATGAAGTTGATAGCAGCCCCGAGGATGTTTTTAGTTTCAGCCACTCATTAGATGGGAAAGCTGTCTGGGTTAGTACTAGCGTACTAAAGTTTATTCCAAAGGAGGATTTACCCATGAGGGAGAAAATTGAAGGCCAGCTTGATTTGCAAAAGCTTTCCTCAAATTTTAAGGAGAAAAATCTAGAGAATTTAAGTTTTAATTTATTGATCTTAGGCAGGGAAATCAGCAGTTTCACAGGGGACTTAGATCTAGTTGACAGAAATAATCCTAAAAAAGTGTTGTATAGCGGTGGTCTGTCATTTACTGAGAAGACATCGCTAGAGGCTGTAGAGATGGCTACAGAGATTGAAGGAGGTGATATCCAATTGAACTGGAGTAAATTAGATGACAAGAATTTCAAATTTACCTCAACTGCAATAAACAGAACTGATAGAGAGCAGGAATTCAGTTTTAAAATTGATAAAAAGACCCTCAATATTTCAAACGGTTATTCGGAAGTTTTCAATATAGCTCCGATAACACAAATGAAAATGACAAAATTGTCAGCAGATGAGAGTGGTAAAAAACCAAGGTTGCGCTTAACTTTTTCTGATGACTTGGATGTGGATCAAGATATAACAGGTCTAGTGAGCATCTCACCTAATGTGAAAATATCACCTAAAAAACTGGGGAAAGCAGTAATCCTAGATGGAGAATTTAAGTTTGGTGAAAGTTATTCTGTTACCATTGAAAAGGGGATTCGAAGTAAGTGGGGAACCAAAACAGAGAATATAAAGACAGAAGAAATTAGCCTGTCTAATATTCAGCCTCAGATTGAATTTGGATCAAATGGAATCATCTTACCCTCATCAAACCAAAGTAAAATTCAGTTTTATACCTCAAATCTGCAACGTGTTCATCTTGAAGTTAAAAAGCTGTACACAAATCAAATTGGTCAGTTCCTGAAAGCAGAACAACTCAAGAGTGAAAAAACTAGGAATAAAGCTTTTAATAATGATTATTCAAGTACTGTGGGTGTCATTGTAAAAAATCAAACGATTGAACTGAAGGATAAAAAGAATGAATGGGTATTAAATGAATTTGACTTATCCGATTTATTTTCAACTTATCAGCATGGTGTGTTTTTAGTACGAGTTAATTTTACTCCTTCCGATGTGAGCATTCCAATTGAAGGAGATAAATTGAATCATATTCAGGAAAAAGGTCAGATATACAAACCTTTGTTTATAAGTGATTTAGGGATCACGGTAAAAAGTACATCTAGTGGCTTGGATATTTTTGCCACTGATTTGGTTACTGCTGAGCCAGCTTCAGGTGTGGATATTAAGTTATTGGATTATAATGGCAACGTAGATTATACATTCACTACTGGCTCTGATGGGCATGTCCATTCTAACAGGAGCTATTTTTATTATTTGTTAGCAGAAAAAAGCAATCAAATTACTGCCCTGAAAAAGAATGAAATGCAGTGGAGCACATCAGGATTTGATGTAGGAGGTAGTTATTCAAATAGAGATAGAACCAAAGCATTTATATATACGGAAAGAGGGGTTTATCGTCCGGGAGATTCCGTTCATGTTAGTGCAATAGTCAGAAATTCCAATAATACATTCCCTAGAAGTAATAAAGCAACGATCACTGTTCGTGATCCTGAGTATAAAATTATTCATGAGGCTACCAATCCTAGATCTACAGATGGACTTTTTGTTTTTGCTTTTCAAACGGAAGCTAATGCTCCTACTGGCAATTACACCATAAGAATCAATGCTGGAGGTTCGTCATTTAGTGAAAACTTAAAGATTGAAACAGTGGTTGCGGAGAAATTAAAAGTGATGGTTAAGCCTGAAAAAAGCACTTTTAGCTGGACAGATAAGACCTTGGATTATGATATAGAATCTCGTTATTTATTCGGAACCCCAGCTTCTAATCTTAAGACTGAAGTTAGTGTCGAAATTCTTCCTTGGGAGATCAATTTCCCAAAGTATAAAGACTTCAATTTCAGCAGAGCGGACGTTGAGTTTAAACCGCTAAGCCAGAATGTTTTAAAATCTCAATTAGATGAGGAGGGCATGCTCAGCAGTAGTTGGGTGATTCCGGAATTAGGAACTATCCCATCAGCTTTAAAAGCAAAGTTGGTGGCAAAGGTTTTTGAAACGGGTGGTCAGCCAAATGAAAATTATAATGTTGTTGAACTCCATCGGTATCCGAATTATGTGGGATTAAAAGACCCTAGCGGTTATCATTATTATAAAACAAGCGAGGAGGTTAGATTCCCTGTTGTCTTATTAGATGAGAATGGTAATAAAATGAGTGGGAAATCCCTTCAATACAAAATTTACAGGAACGACAGCAGATGGTGGTACCAATATAATAATAGAAGAAATTACCAGCTAAAATATAAGGAAGACAGTCAGACTTATCTGGAAACAGAAGGGAAAATCACTACTTCGCAAAATATGGATTATATCAGTTTTAGTCCCCAAGAAAGCGGAGAGTATTTGATAGAAGTAAGTGATGGTGGAAACGGACATGTTAGCTCTTCATTTTTTAGTGCATACCGATATGGGAGTGTTCCTGGCGGAGATTTAAATGAAGGCAATTTAGCTTTGAAGGCAGATAAAGAAAAATATGCACCTTATGAAACTGCCAAAATAAAATTACCTAATCCTAAATCAGGAAGGGTCTTGGTTACCTTAGAGCAAGGAGATGACATGATAGATTGGTTTTGGGTAAACCCTTCTGATGAGTCGTCAGATGAATTGATTCTCGATATTCCTATCAAGAAAAATATGGTTCCTAATGTCTATGCAACTGTATCCGTGATTCAACGGCACGAGCAGACTCAAAATGACAGGCCCATCAGAATGTTCGGAATTATTCCAATTATGGTGGAAGACCCAGATACTAAAATTGGATACAATATCAATTTGGCTCAAAATCTAGTGCCAAATGAAGATTTCGAGGTGAATATTAATACCACTAATGGCAAAAAGTCACAGTTTACCATTGCTGTAGTAGATGAAGGACTACTAAGTCTAACCCAATTTAGGACACCTAATCCTTGGGTATCATTCTATAAAAAAATTGGTCTACAGGTAAGTACCTATGATGTGTTTTCTCATATAATCAGTGCCAATAAAAATGATGTATTTCAAACTTTTTCTATTGGGGGTGGGCTAGAAATGGACTACCGAGAATCACAAACAGACCTCAATGATGATACGAAAAGATTCAAGCCGGTTAGTATGTTTAAAGGGCCATTTATGACTGATGCGAATGGGAATGCTAGCGTGAAATTCCATATGCCTAATTATAATGGCGCAGTGAGAGTCATGGTAGTAGGAACTCAGAATGGAAGTTATGGACATGCCGACAAAACGGTGCCTGTGAAATCGGATATTATTATGCAACCGACCATTCCGAGGATTTTAAAACCAGGGGATGAATTCACTTTGCCTGTTGCACTGTTCAAGGTAAATGAAAGTGTTAAAACGGCTAAGTTTGATTTGAAAATTGAGGGACCTTTAGAAATAATTGGTGCTGTCTCCAAAACTGTTGACTTTAGCAAGCAAGACGATACGCAAATCAAATTTAAGGTAAGAGTAAAAGAGGCTGTGGGTCAAGCCAAAATTAGAATCGAGGGCGTTTCAGGAAATATTAAAGTTGAAAACGAGACTGATATTGCCATTACACCTTCTGCAACAAGGGTTTATGATAAGAATACAGTAGATGTTAATGTTGGTAAAAGCATTGATATGAAAGTTCCCAAAATAGGTATTGAGGGTACTAACTATGCTACATTAGATATCAACATATTTCCTAATATGGATTTTGAGCATCGATTGAAATGGTTGATCCGTTATCCCTATGGTTGCATAGAACAAACAGTATCTTCTGTTTTCCCTCAATTATATCTGAAGAAAATGGGCTATTTTGACAAGGAAGAGTTCAGTGAGATTGATGAGAACATCAATGAAGGTATAAACCGTTTACAACAATTCTTGCTTAGTGATGGTAGTTTTTCCTATTGGCCAGGAAGCAGCAAAGCTTCAGAATGGGGTACCAATTATGCAACGCACTACCTGATCGAAGCCAAAAATCTAGGATATTCAGTCCCTGATTTTATGTATGATGGTGCCATTGATGGATTAAGTAGACAATCGAGTCGTAGGAGAGGGAAGTTAAGTACTAGGGTGAACAGAGTATTTATCCTCAGCTTGGCGGATAAAAGGCCAATCTCAGAGATGAATTTGTTAATGGAGAATGAACTTTCCAAAATGAATAATGCTGAAAGATGGATGTTAGCCGCAGCTTATCATCTTTCAGGTGTAGAGAATGTTAAAGAAAATATACTATCAGAGGCAAGCACAGAAACAACGGAATATGAAGCCTTCTCTTATAATTTTGGGTCTAAATATCGTGATGATGCTATAATTTTATATTGTGCCACTTTGATGGAGGATATGGAAACAGCAGAATTAATGGCCAAGCAGGTAGCAAAAGGATTATCTTCGAAAGACTATTTAAGCACCCAGAGTTCCGGTTATATGTTATTGGCCTTAGGACATTACTTTGATAAAGCAGATATCGACTTGAGTGCTGGAAAGGTAATTAAAGGCGAAATTAAACTTTCTGATGGCAGCACAGTAGAATTCAATGAAAATGGAAGGTTTAGAATGCCAGTAAAAAATAATTTCAGTCAAAACCTCAGCATTAGTTTGAGCGATGATTCCAATGTCGATAAAGTTTATGCCGCCCTTTCCTGGACAGGTGTCCCACTAAAGGATGAAGCTCCCAAGGAAGAGAAAAATCTCTCATTAGAGGTGGATTATTACGATGACGAAGGAAGAATGATAAATCCAGAAAGCACTAAGCAAGGCCAAACTTTTTATGCTAGATTCAGAGTCAAAAACACTAGTCCGGCTAGCAGAGCTTCTGAAATTGCATTAGTTCAAATCTTGCCTTCCGGTTGGCAAATTGATAATACCCGATTAAAAGGATCAGTGGCTCCTGAATGGATGAATAAATGGAATATTAACAAAGAGGATTATGTTGATATTAGAGATGACAGAGCCATGTGGTTTTTTGATCTAGTGGGGAATACGGAATATGATTTCGTAATGAAGTTAAATGCAGTTTCAGCAGGGGAATATCAACTTCCGGCAACCATCGTAGAGGCAATGTATAACCCAGATTATAAAGCCAGAAATACAAGTAAAAAGGTTTATGTTGAAAGCATGGATTAA